A section of the Brevundimonas sp. AJA228-03 genome encodes:
- a CDS encoding AtpZ/AtpI family protein translates to MSLPTESREEAIKRLNAQADSLKARATPAPTQYGEAAAGYGYRIMAEMIGGVLVGLGLGWGFDAFVGSRPWGTIVGTLLGFGVSIWLAVHSAKKLSARALSEFGPPRDLPDEPDEGDDQR, encoded by the coding sequence ATGTCCCTACCGACGGAATCGCGCGAAGAGGCGATCAAACGCCTCAACGCTCAGGCCGACTCGCTCAAGGCAAGGGCAACGCCGGCACCGACGCAGTACGGCGAAGCCGCTGCGGGCTACGGGTATCGCATCATGGCCGAGATGATCGGCGGGGTGCTTGTGGGTCTGGGACTGGGCTGGGGGTTCGACGCGTTTGTCGGGTCCCGGCCATGGGGAACTATCGTCGGGACCCTCTTGGGCTTCGGCGTTTCGATCTGGCTGGCGGTGCATTCCGCCAAAAAGCTCAGCGCTCGCGCTCTGTCGGAGTTTGGCCCGCCCCGGGACCTTCCCGATGAGCCGGACGAAGGCGACGACCAACGCTGA
- a CDS encoding UbiX family flavin prenyltransferase gives MDHDVNGAVRNPPSRLVVGISGASGVIYGARVLDALNELGVESHLVVTRAALLTLSQETDLTPDELTAKASVLHRLNDVGATIASGSFRTLGMIVAPCSVRTMSEIATGVTSTLLTRAADVVLKERRPLVLMVRETPFHLGHLRTMTALTEMGAIIAPPLPAFYARPESIADIVDQSVGRALDLFGLDWEPVRRWDGLKGPA, from the coding sequence ATGGACCATGATGTGAACGGAGCCGTACGGAACCCGCCGAGCCGACTGGTGGTCGGCATTTCGGGCGCATCGGGCGTGATCTATGGCGCGCGGGTGCTGGATGCGCTGAACGAACTGGGTGTCGAGAGCCATCTGGTGGTGACGCGCGCGGCCCTGCTGACATTGTCGCAGGAAACCGATCTGACGCCCGACGAACTGACGGCGAAGGCGAGCGTGCTTCACAGGCTGAACGACGTCGGCGCGACCATCGCCTCGGGCTCGTTCCGGACGCTGGGCATGATCGTGGCCCCGTGTTCGGTAAGGACGATGAGCGAGATCGCCACGGGTGTGACGTCGACCCTGCTGACACGGGCGGCGGACGTGGTGCTGAAGGAGCGCCGCCCTCTGGTGCTGATGGTGCGCGAGACGCCGTTCCACCTGGGTCACCTGCGGACCATGACGGCCCTGACCGAGATGGGGGCGATCATCGCGCCGCCGCTGCCGGCCTTCTATGCGCGCCCCGAGAGCATCGCCGACATCGTGGACCAGTCGGTCGGGCGGGCGCTGGACCTGTTCGGGCTGGACTGGGAACCGGTGCGGCGCTGGGACGGGCTGAAGGGTCCGGCGTGA
- a CDS encoding YdcH family protein, whose protein sequence is MTIEARIRELGNRHRQLDETIQREFSRPAVDELQVRELKRRKLRLKEEITSLEARAG, encoded by the coding sequence ATGACCATCGAAGCTCGTATCCGCGAACTGGGAAACCGTCACCGCCAGCTGGATGAGACCATCCAGCGGGAGTTCAGTCGACCGGCCGTGGATGAGTTGCAGGTCAGGGAGCTGAAACGAAGAAAGCTCCGACTGAAGGAAGAAATCACCAGTCTGGAGGCCAGGGCAGGCTAG
- the tgt gene encoding tRNA guanosine(34) transglycosylase Tgt gives MPFPFTLTATEGRARTGVLTTPRGDIRTPAFMPVGTAATVKAMSVDQVKATGADIILGNTYHLMLRPGPERMERLGGLHAFMGWDKPILTDSGGFQVMSLAGISKVKEEAVTFSSHIDGSKHVLSPERSIQIQADRIGADISMQLDECVAWPAEEARARAAMELSARWGARSRVAFGTRETQGLFGIQQGSTFEALRRESSERLIEIGFDGYAIGGLAVGEGHQAMCEVLDYAPDMLPADRPRYLMGVGKPVDLVEAVWRGVDMFDCVLPTRAGRHGQAWTWDGPINLKNARFAEDRTPLDPSIDCIASSGYSKAYLHHLIRADEILGKTLLSWHNIAFYQALTAAMRDAIAHGRFEAWRKAFHARHVSNG, from the coding sequence GTGCCTTTTCCCTTCACCCTGACTGCGACCGAAGGGCGCGCCCGGACCGGGGTGCTGACGACGCCGCGCGGCGACATCCGCACACCCGCCTTCATGCCCGTGGGCACGGCCGCGACGGTCAAGGCGATGAGCGTGGATCAGGTGAAGGCGACGGGGGCCGACATCATTCTGGGCAACACCTATCATCTGATGCTGCGCCCGGGGCCCGAGCGGATGGAGCGGCTGGGCGGGCTGCACGCCTTCATGGGCTGGGACAAGCCGATCCTGACGGATTCGGGCGGGTTCCAGGTCATGTCCCTGGCCGGGATATCGAAGGTGAAGGAGGAGGCGGTGACCTTCTCCAGCCACATCGACGGATCGAAACACGTCCTGTCGCCGGAGCGGTCGATCCAGATCCAGGCCGACCGGATCGGGGCCGACATCTCCATGCAGCTGGACGAATGCGTCGCCTGGCCGGCCGAGGAAGCCCGCGCGCGGGCGGCCATGGAACTGTCGGCGCGCTGGGGGGCGCGATCAAGGGTCGCGTTCGGGACGCGGGAGACGCAGGGTCTGTTCGGCATCCAGCAGGGATCGACCTTCGAAGCCCTGCGGCGCGAATCGTCCGAGCGGCTGATCGAGATCGGCTTCGACGGCTATGCCATCGGTGGCCTGGCGGTGGGGGAGGGGCACCAGGCCATGTGCGAGGTGCTGGACTATGCGCCCGACATGCTGCCCGCCGACCGGCCGCGCTATCTGATGGGGGTCGGCAAGCCGGTCGATCTGGTCGAGGCGGTCTGGCGCGGGGTGGACATGTTCGACTGCGTCCTGCCGACGCGGGCGGGCCGCCACGGTCAGGCCTGGACCTGGGACGGGCCGATCAATCTGAAGAATGCCCGCTTCGCCGAGGACCGCACGCCGCTGGATCCCTCGATCGATTGCATCGCCTCGTCCGGCTATTCGAAAGCCTATCTGCATCACCTGATCCGGGCCGACGAGATCCTCGGCAAGACCCTGCTGAGCTGGCACAACATCGCCTTCTATCAGGCCCTGACGGCGGCGATGCGCGACGCCATCGCCCACGGCCGGTTCGAGGCATGGCGCAAGGCCTTCCACGCCCGGCATGTTTCGAACGGCTAA
- a CDS encoding TIGR02444 family protein: MIDVQSRAELWAWALTAYRASGVSETCLGLQDVNGQNVPLLLWAAWAARTGRALDEDTVEAACDAARAWDRVAVTPLRAVRRTLKRPVPDIDDTAREALRDQVKAVELAAERHLLAGLEALAPTAEGPPRPAIEGLVAVARAWSRVVPRPALIALAERLPA; the protein is encoded by the coding sequence ATGATTGACGTTCAATCGCGTGCAGAGCTCTGGGCCTGGGCACTGACCGCCTATCGCGCGTCGGGCGTGTCCGAGACGTGCCTCGGCCTTCAGGATGTGAACGGGCAGAATGTGCCGCTGCTGCTGTGGGCGGCCTGGGCGGCGCGCACGGGCCGGGCGCTGGACGAGGACACGGTCGAGGCGGCCTGCGATGCCGCGCGGGCGTGGGACCGGGTCGCGGTGACGCCGCTGCGGGCCGTGCGGCGGACCCTCAAGCGGCCGGTGCCGGACATCGACGATACGGCGCGAGAGGCGCTGCGGGATCAGGTCAAGGCGGTCGAACTGGCGGCCGAGCGGCATCTGCTGGCCGGACTCGAGGCGCTGGCACCGACGGCGGAGGGTCCGCCGCGGCCGGCGATCGAGGGTCTGGTGGCGGTGGCCAGGGCCTGGAGCCGGGTCGTGCCGCG